In a genomic window of Candidatus Babeliales bacterium:
- a CDS encoding aminoglycoside phosphotransferase family protein, with protein MIQKPPISDQSIIECLNTYYDINVTALTFLPLGADENAAVYKAHTQDSSYFVKLKRDHNEIGVIIQTLLHEAGIKPIISPVKTNTGQLTQHVHDFTVIVYPFIEGQDGFSCALTNGQWITLGQSLRLVHAFDVPPVIKNQIKQETYCPKWREAVRSVYAHIDDQSIHGDDITLQLLTFMKEHKNIIQRLVDRAEQLAHKIQTQSPQMVLCHADIHGGNVLIENDDTFYIVDWDQPIMAPKERDLMFIGGGVGNVWNDPHEVELFYLGYGKTEIDRDILAYYRHERIVEDIAFYAQALLLTIDGGQDRPVMYKHFMDMFEPRGVVEIAFASDTTI; from the coding sequence ATGATTCAAAAACCACCTATTTCCGACCAATCAATCATCGAATGCCTCAATACCTATTACGATATTAACGTTACTGCGTTGACCTTTCTCCCTTTAGGCGCAGATGAAAATGCTGCTGTCTACAAAGCGCACACGCAAGATTCCTCTTATTTTGTAAAACTCAAACGTGATCATAATGAGATCGGCGTTATCATCCAAACATTGTTGCATGAAGCTGGCATTAAACCGATTATTTCGCCGGTCAAAACAAATACTGGTCAGCTAACGCAACACGTCCATGATTTCACGGTTATTGTGTATCCCTTCATTGAAGGACAAGATGGATTCAGCTGCGCCTTAACCAACGGTCAATGGATTACACTCGGCCAATCGTTAAGACTGGTTCATGCATTTGATGTGCCGCCCGTAATCAAAAACCAGATCAAACAAGAAACCTACTGCCCAAAATGGCGTGAAGCGGTGAGATCTGTGTATGCGCATATTGATGATCAATCCATCCATGGCGATGACATAACCTTGCAGTTATTAACATTCATGAAAGAACATAAAAACATCATTCAACGCTTGGTCGATCGCGCGGAACAGTTAGCACACAAAATACAAACGCAATCTCCGCAAATGGTACTGTGCCATGCCGATATTCACGGTGGCAATGTATTAATCGAGAACGATGATACTTTTTATATAGTTGATTGGGATCAACCTATTATGGCGCCAAAAGAACGTGATCTCATGTTTATCGGCGGCGGTGTTGGAAATGTTTGGAATGATCCGCATGAAGTAGAACTGTTCTATCTCGGTTATGGAAAAACTGAAATCGATAGGGACATTCTTGCGTATTACCGACACGAACGAATTGTAGAAGATATTGCATTTTATGCGCAGGCATTGCTTTTAACAATAGATGGTGGGCAAGATAGACCAGTAATGTATAAACATTTCATGGACATGTTTGAACCACGTGGGGTCGTAGAAATAGCGTTCGCTTCTGACACAACCATATAA
- a CDS encoding polymorphic toxin-type HINT domain-containing protein encodes MFNRSSTRLLFTLVSLVLFSATQKIESHGFAPDTLITMKNGKELMPLYRLANLIVMSTWKRVTAYDAMKQKWAKRWVEGVGFSQTDSYCRLFFLRDSSPIVCSSVQPFYRISDKKWVKVYKLRSGDKLLCRDSKTVTVSKVVLVQEPLRVCTLQVESSHTFLVGKQGVVTHNIPLALGAFIRFSVPFGAAGAGAGVSFGPVGITVGVLLCGAVGIIYDLHRKKAYATYHSAEGQKTVALFAEEVTKNHGETAVSGGRTQRLPAAASKAHVPAVDENLVACEKTTADTSSASFVPATAQPFDRQHEQPNNDFGHTITDRSDDFTQRCFSDVQLMQDVHYSCVLSNASEVPDEIVNIVDSLHRSGDIDLSGHSSKHSSKNSSGGSMFATTGNHFVYDLDQQEQLIIDASERCDGFQKSEGEAALYDYACKNSDQLGLRKELVEQIKNNGAVYECRSYEIATPVGDLLQDYNYDVLAYDHCYGDQLQQLAHQDCIDILEKIVYQNHAPSLRVRQQDFSKGLVGCVDAAREYNHVGLPEQSFHIIDFCYAFLDCGVDVVKGVLEGTAKGIIGAVSHCIGHPIETAACIVAGKYVFAYHLLCLLENVAEVGADALHAYHAGQTEWDEFLKPVKEQIKELSKQKVSVRGAVEGTTAFVVHWVAQNKLHGGLNDIFKAAKTAVKTKAASLANKISSATPDHVLTTPEGVSFSASSIDNNQLSANNNTLAKQAHAPKQQNHASKQQHGKRQSGNNRNQSNCDKNQQAAHQQETNSRQQHKREIGAPRYPNKWYREMAETMGYRLDKNPPFNTYRQLAFKKGNQWISPDVTGHKGGVWKVFDRKFGRWATYNEDLTIEIGT; translated from the coding sequence ATGTTTAATCGAAGCTCTACTCGTTTGTTGTTTACATTAGTTTCATTAGTTTTATTCAGCGCTACGCAGAAAATTGAATCGCATGGATTTGCGCCCGATACGCTTATTACCATGAAAAATGGTAAAGAGCTGATGCCACTTTATCGCCTTGCTAACTTGATTGTTATGTCCACGTGGAAACGAGTGACTGCGTATGATGCAATGAAACAGAAATGGGCTAAACGGTGGGTAGAGGGGGTAGGATTTAGTCAAACAGATTCTTATTGCCGTCTCTTTTTTCTGCGCGATTCATCGCCAATCGTGTGTTCCTCAGTGCAACCGTTTTATCGAATTTCTGATAAAAAATGGGTGAAAGTATATAAGCTCCGTAGTGGCGACAAGTTGTTATGTCGAGATAGTAAAACAGTAACGGTTTCAAAAGTTGTTTTAGTGCAAGAACCGCTGAGAGTGTGCACACTTCAAGTTGAATCATCACATACTTTTTTAGTAGGCAAGCAGGGCGTTGTTACGCATAATATCCCATTGGCGTTGGGAGCGTTTATTCGTTTTAGTGTGCCATTTGGTGCTGCCGGAGCGGGCGCAGGCGTTAGTTTTGGTCCCGTTGGCATCACGGTTGGCGTTTTGCTCTGTGGTGCCGTAGGGATTATTTATGATCTTCATCGCAAGAAAGCATATGCAACATATCATTCAGCGGAAGGGCAAAAAACGGTTGCACTGTTTGCGGAAGAAGTTACAAAAAATCATGGGGAGACGGCAGTATCAGGAGGGCGTACGCAAAGGCTACCAGCTGCGGCGAGTAAAGCGCATGTGCCAGCGGTAGATGAAAATCTTGTAGCGTGCGAAAAAACTACTGCCGATACATCATCTGCGTCATTCGTACCTGCAACAGCACAACCTTTTGATCGTCAGCATGAGCAGCCAAACAATGATTTTGGTCATACAATAACAGATCGTTCTGATGATTTTACGCAACGTTGTTTCTCTGATGTGCAATTAATGCAAGACGTACACTATAGTTGTGTGCTTAGTAATGCAAGCGAAGTCCCTGATGAAATAGTGAACATAGTTGATTCACTGCATCGATCTGGGGATATTGATCTTTCTGGTCATTCAAGCAAGCATTCATCCAAAAATTCATCTGGTGGTTCAATGTTTGCAACTACCGGTAATCATTTTGTGTACGATCTTGATCAACAAGAGCAATTGATAATAGATGCAAGCGAGAGGTGCGATGGTTTTCAAAAATCAGAAGGTGAAGCAGCTCTGTATGATTATGCATGTAAAAATAGTGATCAACTTGGACTTCGTAAAGAACTGGTTGAACAGATTAAGAATAATGGGGCTGTGTATGAATGTCGTTCTTATGAGATAGCAACACCAGTTGGCGACCTGTTGCAGGATTATAATTATGACGTTCTTGCGTATGATCATTGTTATGGCGATCAACTACAACAACTAGCGCATCAAGATTGTATAGATATTTTAGAAAAAATTGTTTACCAAAACCATGCACCGTCCCTTCGTGTGCGCCAACAAGATTTTTCTAAAGGTCTTGTTGGGTGTGTTGATGCAGCACGTGAATACAATCACGTAGGATTGCCAGAACAATCATTTCATATTATCGACTTTTGTTACGCTTTTCTTGATTGTGGGGTTGATGTTGTTAAAGGTGTTCTTGAAGGAACGGCGAAAGGGATTATTGGGGCGGTAAGCCATTGTATAGGCCATCCGATTGAAACTGCAGCATGCATTGTTGCTGGCAAATACGTCTTTGCGTATCATTTACTGTGTTTGCTAGAAAACGTTGCAGAGGTTGGTGCTGATGCGTTGCACGCTTACCATGCAGGGCAAACAGAATGGGATGAATTTCTTAAGCCAGTTAAAGAGCAGATTAAAGAACTATCGAAACAAAAAGTTTCTGTGCGTGGTGCAGTAGAAGGCACAACAGCATTTGTAGTTCATTGGGTGGCGCAAAATAAGCTGCATGGCGGACTTAATGATATTTTCAAGGCAGCAAAGACAGCAGTAAAGACAAAAGCTGCTTCACTTGCTAATAAAATTTCATCAGCTACTCCTGATCACGTTTTGACAACGCCAGAAGGGGTTAGTTTTAGTGCGTCTTCAATTGATAATAATCAGCTTTCTGCTAACAATAATACGTTAGCAAAACAGGCGCATGCTCCGAAACAGCAGAATCATGCTTCAAAGCAACAACATGGTAAGCGGCAGTCAGGTAATAATAGAAACCAATCAAACTGCGATAAAAATCAACAGGCTGCTCATCAGCAAGAGACAAATTCTCGGCAGCAGCACAAACGAGAGATTGGGGCGCCGAGATATCCTAATAAATGGTATAGGGAGATGGCAGAAACAATGGGATATAGGTTGGATAAAAATCCTCCATTTAATACCTATCGACAATTAGCTTTTAAGAAAGGAAATCAGTGGATATCTCCAGATGTAACTGGTCATAAAGGAGGTGTATGGAAAGTGTTTGATAGAAAATTTGGTAGATGGGCAACATATAATGAAGACCTTACAATAGAAATAGGTACTTGA
- a CDS encoding histidine phosphatase family protein, with amino-acid sequence MKKTIPLAPFYFIRHGQTDWNLKEVWQGWTDIPLNETGHDQARSAVSILSEKGISRIVTSPLVRAHKTAEIINEHLRVPVRVVEGLKECSLGILEGTVKDKAIMSIDLHHVALIGKGEHPDEFKARIAGALHDVLDPEHTTLIVAHGGVYWAIMDMIGFKEERSHNCVPYLFMPPAENQSTWTVHPLDISPKI; translated from the coding sequence ATGAAAAAAACTATCCCATTGGCTCCTTTTTATTTTATTCGCCATGGGCAGACAGATTGGAATCTTAAAGAGGTGTGGCAAGGCTGGACCGATATTCCATTAAATGAAACGGGGCATGACCAAGCGCGTAGCGCGGTGTCAATCTTATCAGAAAAAGGTATTTCACGTATTGTTACTAGTCCACTTGTTCGTGCGCATAAAACGGCGGAAATTATTAATGAGCATCTTCGTGTACCTGTGCGGGTAGTTGAAGGGCTTAAAGAATGTTCTTTGGGTATCCTGGAAGGGACTGTGAAAGATAAAGCTATCATGTCAATTGATTTGCATCATGTAGCGCTGATAGGAAAAGGTGAGCATCCCGATGAATTTAAAGCACGTATAGCCGGAGCACTGCATGATGTTTTAGATCCTGAGCATACTACTCTTATTGTTGCACATGGAGGAGTATACTGGGCAATTATGGACATGATTGGTTTTAAAGAGGAGCGTTCTCATAATTGTGTCCCTTATCTTTTTATGCCTCCGGCAGAAAATCAGTCTACATGGACAGTTCATCCACTGGATATTAGTCCTAAAATATAG
- a CDS encoding S9 family peptidase, which produces MKRMQWLLSTTLLFTTLFSILAGKDMYQINDNLIPRTVLFGNADRGNPKISPDGSMISFLAPYNGVMNIWIQPISQVTVAQPVTFDSNRGIQGYWWGYDNTTLFYLQDINGNENWHIYSLDCVTGCTKNLTPFDGVQAKLVRYSKYFSTMMLIALNKDDRTRHDVYSLDTQTGELTLVIKNPGDVAAWYADEQLQLRIAYVTQDDGNTTLLYRDDNNASWQELVTWDIDATLSGQFIGFAAAHNELYLTDGSESNTACLIKMNAHTKEKQVLIEDPVYDAGSSVILHPESSNPVCAFFDRERCDTILFDDSFADDFALLKSINSGDMQIISYDNSFRWWVVRYVSSNRPVEFYLYDQQAKQATFLFANQAELYNYQLAETEPILFQARDGLDIHGYITYPTTTTAKTDLPIVLFVHGGPWARDCWTYSSIVQLFANRGYACLQINYRASIGYGKEFVKVSNKQWGKSMHTDLVDGVNWLIDQKIADPTKIAICGGSYGGYAALAGAAFTPDLFCCAVDICGVSNLLTLFKSIPAYWKLFLIQMRIRIGDPETEEELLKTASPLFSANNIKIPMLIGQGANDPRVVQAEADQIVDALQKHNIPHRYILFPDEGHGFVKPGNRLVFFAAMEEFLAQNLGGLFEA; this is translated from the coding sequence ATGAAACGAATGCAATGGCTATTATCTACAACGCTATTATTTACTACGCTATTCAGTATCTTAGCTGGAAAAGATATGTATCAAATCAATGACAATCTTATTCCCCGTACAGTACTGTTTGGTAATGCTGATCGTGGAAATCCTAAAATTTCTCCTGATGGATCTATGATATCATTTTTAGCACCATATAATGGGGTTATGAATATTTGGATTCAACCAATATCTCAGGTTACTGTTGCACAGCCGGTAACATTCGATAGTAATCGAGGTATTCAGGGATATTGGTGGGGATATGATAATACAACATTGTTCTATTTGCAGGATATAAATGGTAATGAAAATTGGCATATTTATAGCCTTGACTGCGTAACGGGGTGCACAAAAAACTTAACTCCGTTCGATGGTGTGCAGGCGAAACTAGTACGGTATTCAAAGTATTTCTCTACTATGATGCTCATTGCACTTAATAAAGATGATAGGACTCGGCACGATGTGTACAGCCTTGATACGCAGACAGGCGAACTGACTCTTGTTATAAAAAATCCAGGTGATGTTGCAGCATGGTATGCAGATGAACAGTTACAACTACGAATTGCGTATGTTACGCAGGATGATGGTAACACAACTTTATTATATCGCGATGATAATAATGCTTCATGGCAAGAGCTTGTAACATGGGATATCGATGCGACGCTTAGTGGGCAATTTATTGGATTTGCAGCTGCGCATAACGAGTTATATCTGACTGATGGATCAGAATCTAATACGGCCTGTTTGATTAAAATGAATGCGCATACAAAAGAGAAGCAAGTACTGATAGAGGATCCTGTATATGATGCTGGATCTTCTGTTATTTTACATCCGGAAAGCAGCAATCCAGTTTGTGCGTTTTTCGATAGAGAACGATGTGATACGATCCTGTTTGATGATAGTTTCGCCGATGACTTTGCACTATTGAAATCTATAAACTCTGGAGATATGCAGATTATATCGTATGATAATTCATTTCGATGGTGGGTAGTGCGCTATGTAAGTAGCAACCGTCCGGTGGAATTTTATTTGTATGATCAGCAGGCTAAACAGGCAACATTTTTGTTTGCTAATCAAGCTGAGCTGTATAATTATCAGTTAGCAGAAACAGAGCCGATTTTATTTCAGGCACGGGATGGTTTGGATATTCATGGATATATCACCTATCCGACAACAACGACTGCAAAGACTGATTTGCCGATTGTTCTTTTTGTGCATGGTGGCCCATGGGCGCGAGATTGTTGGACATATAGCTCAATAGTTCAACTGTTTGCCAATCGTGGGTATGCATGTTTGCAAATAAATTATCGCGCTTCTATCGGGTATGGTAAAGAATTTGTCAAAGTAAGCAACAAGCAGTGGGGCAAAAGTATGCATACTGATCTTGTTGATGGGGTGAATTGGTTGATAGATCAGAAAATAGCTGATCCGACAAAAATAGCAATCTGTGGTGGTTCGTATGGAGGTTATGCAGCGCTCGCAGGGGCAGCTTTTACTCCTGATCTTTTTTGCTGCGCTGTGGATATTTGTGGCGTTAGTAATTTACTTACACTTTTCAAATCAATACCGGCATATTGGAAGCTTTTTTTGATACAGATGAGGATTCGCATTGGTGACCCAGAGACTGAAGAAGAACTTTTAAAAACAGCGTCACCGCTCTTTTCTGCGAATAACATTAAGATTCCGATGCTGATTGGTCAAGGCGCTAATGATCCACGTGTTGTGCAAGCAGAAGCGGATCAGATTGTAGATGCACTACAAAAACATAATATTCCTCATCGATATATATTGTTTCCTGACGAAGGGCATGGTTTTGTAAAGCCGGGAAACAGATTAGTGTTTTTTGCGGCAATGGAAGAGTTCTTAGCTCAAAATCTTGGCGGGCTTTTCGAGGCGTAG
- a CDS encoding alpha/beta fold hydrolase, whose product MSVEPFSYKEIQSIPEFPLQRPEFLSATDGIQLAYYAFLPKQEPSNVVIFYHGGGGYTNAAYQWVGMQLAMSDNIGAYMVDIRGHGHSRGPRGDAPTVEQLFYDIDTIIDFAHQKHPQAKIYLAGHSAGAGLILNYGAHVPSSYVAGYICLAPYLGPNSGTLKDHVDPRTSFVKNVRVWVYILGGMSGGRICAHTPAVYFNYSPDILADPFMVPYYTYTMSSATTPYDTNSVFARLNKPIALYIGDQDEQMNAEKIVDYKEKAVLVKKQSIAQIIPHAAHLSILLSAAELICKTIKRWQ is encoded by the coding sequence ATGAGTGTTGAACCATTTTCATACAAAGAAATACAATCTATTCCAGAATTTCCATTACAACGACCAGAATTTTTGTCAGCTACTGACGGCATTCAGCTGGCATATTATGCTTTTTTACCAAAACAAGAACCAAGCAATGTTGTGATTTTCTATCATGGTGGCGGAGGATACACTAATGCTGCTTATCAATGGGTAGGGATGCAACTTGCAATGAGCGATAATATTGGTGCATATATGGTAGATATTCGTGGCCATGGACATTCGCGGGGACCACGGGGTGATGCTCCGACGGTTGAACAACTATTCTATGACATTGATACGATAATAGATTTTGCACACCAGAAACATCCCCAAGCAAAGATCTATCTTGCTGGTCACTCTGCTGGCGCTGGTCTTATCTTAAATTACGGTGCACATGTGCCATCGTCATACGTTGCAGGATACATTTGTTTAGCCCCTTATCTGGGACCAAATTCAGGAACACTTAAGGATCATGTCGATCCAAGGACAAGTTTTGTAAAAAATGTCCGCGTTTGGGTATATATACTTGGCGGTATGTCAGGTGGGCGAATTTGTGCACATACTCCGGCAGTGTACTTTAATTATTCACCAGATATTTTAGCAGATCCATTCATGGTGCCCTATTACACATATACCATGTCATCAGCTACAACTCCTTATGATACGAACTCTGTTTTTGCACGGTTGAATAAGCCTATTGCGCTGTATATTGGTGATCAAGATGAACAAATGAATGCAGAAAAAATAGTCGACTATAAAGAAAAAGCGGTGCTGGTAAAAAAGCAATCGATTGCTCAAATTATTCCTCATGCTGCTCATCTTTCTATTTTATTGTCAGCTGCAGAGTTAATTTGTAAAACCATCAAACGATGGCAATAA
- a CDS encoding DNA-3-methyladenine glycosylase I, with product MNINRCFGGKQGQEFYADYHDNEWGIPAHDDRHLFEMLILEGAQAGLNWETILKRRDGYRKAFYNFDVHKVACMNDDELEALRQNPEIIRNRLKIYAARTNALVFVQIQKEFGSFDAYVWHFVRGKQIVNHWQTAKEMPVSTPESDALSKDLKKRGMTFVGSVIMYAFMQAVGMVNDHSVTCWRYGK from the coding sequence ATGAATATTAATAGATGCTTTGGAGGCAAACAGGGCCAAGAATTTTATGCCGATTATCATGACAATGAATGGGGAATACCAGCTCATGATGATCGGCATTTATTTGAGATGCTTATTTTGGAAGGGGCCCAAGCGGGACTTAATTGGGAAACCATTTTAAAGCGGCGTGATGGATATCGAAAGGCGTTTTATAACTTTGATGTCCATAAAGTTGCATGCATGAATGATGATGAGCTGGAAGCATTGCGTCAAAATCCTGAAATTATTCGTAATCGATTGAAAATATATGCAGCACGCACCAATGCATTGGTGTTTGTACAGATCCAAAAGGAATTTGGTTCTTTTGATGCGTATGTATGGCATTTTGTACGAGGTAAGCAAATTGTGAATCATTGGCAAACTGCTAAAGAGATGCCGGTTTCAACACCTGAAAGTGATGCCTTATCGAAAGATTTAAAAAAGCGGGGAATGACTTTTGTTGGTTCTGTTATTATGTATGCATTTATGCAGGCTGTAGGCATGGTCAATGATCACAGCGTGACATGCTGGCGATATGGTAAGTGA
- a CDS encoding DUF1761 domain-containing protein, whose translation MDFTILSQVNYAAVAVCSLIFFFLGSMWFGAFFGSMWIAELAKHNVIITPPTKAELLTKMGLNFLKNTIIALSMACLVVLVGSKTVMSGLHLGLLVAFGFAASTMADVFIWEGRSVKLFLIDSGYQIVGIILSAVILSIWS comes from the coding sequence ATGGATTTTACTATTTTGTCTCAGGTTAACTATGCAGCCGTAGCGGTTTGCTCGCTTATCTTCTTTTTTCTTGGTTCTATGTGGTTTGGGGCATTTTTTGGCAGCATGTGGATTGCAGAGCTTGCTAAGCACAATGTTATCATTACTCCACCTACAAAAGCGGAATTACTTACCAAAATGGGCCTTAATTTCTTAAAAAATACTATTATCGCTTTGTCTATGGCGTGCCTGGTGGTATTGGTTGGTTCAAAAACGGTTATGTCAGGATTGCACTTAGGTCTTTTGGTGGCTTTTGGCTTTGCGGCATCTACAATGGCGGATGTTTTTATTTGGGAAGGCCGTTCAGTAAAGCTGTTTTTAATTGATTCTGGCTATCAAATAGTGGGTATCATATTATCTGCGGTTATTCTTTCTATTTGGTCATAA
- a CDS encoding FAD-dependent oxidoreductase, with translation MKKVAVFGAGVAGLTVAHEFVRLGYTVVVYEANKQAGGFFRSARNSGDHMPSEYSWHGLGPWYHNVFDIMKQVPFDLTGSIYDKGLSRPVLFAVAPDEIRSDCDDSYLFDKPKSFRMTWWDKIMLGWLLLKTWTANRRSFEQYARLNAYEQWQSVMSEQGAKTWRSIFGPWVGSDWTNVSLHQVGQFFRKCIMSGPSHAHKADDQGPEWTHGGSDCWLLLRAPSNECWFDRWVAHLQQQGVTFFWEQKLRSFDFDGTHITAAHLESGVVVHADVYVLAVTPFAAAEILRHTPDLAKKDQLRLFESLIQDGPHTQVSFRIGFSEKILWPIERAAVIAADSEFNITLFAQEQVWSSDVILGDGIASLWTGTACVAREPGRVYGLPLMHCTKEQFIEEVLTQLRDCQGLDFLIRQANSGRGFGSFPIVKIEVWHEWLFSPEGIKPRQPKWVNTTNTQPYLPTQKTPVPNLVIAGAHTQTTADLWSIEAAVESGRLAVKVIEPEVIVISQYKALPLRIVSTIDDICFAIGAPHILDIVVIGVAIALVVVIVKNM, from the coding sequence ATGAAAAAGGTTGCAGTATTTGGTGCGGGAGTTGCGGGCTTAACCGTTGCGCATGAGTTTGTACGGTTGGGATATACAGTTGTAGTGTATGAAGCGAACAAGCAAGCGGGCGGATTTTTCCGTAGCGCGCGCAATAGCGGTGATCATATGCCATCGGAATATTCTTGGCATGGTCTTGGTCCCTGGTATCACAATGTTTTTGATATTATGAAGCAGGTCCCTTTCGATCTAACGGGCAGCATCTATGATAAGGGCCTTTCGCGGCCCGTTCTTTTTGCAGTTGCTCCTGATGAGATCCGATCCGATTGTGATGATTCATATCTTTTTGATAAACCAAAATCGTTTCGAATGACGTGGTGGGACAAAATTATGTTGGGATGGTTGCTGCTTAAAACATGGACAGCAAATCGCCGGTCGTTTGAGCAGTACGCTCGGTTGAATGCATATGAGCAATGGCAATCCGTGATGAGCGAGCAAGGAGCAAAAACATGGCGATCTATCTTCGGTCCCTGGGTTGGATCGGATTGGACCAATGTCTCACTGCATCAGGTGGGGCAGTTTTTTAGAAAATGCATTATGTCAGGACCATCGCATGCACATAAAGCAGACGATCAAGGACCAGAATGGACGCACGGTGGCAGCGACTGTTGGCTGTTATTACGCGCGCCGAGCAACGAATGTTGGTTTGATCGATGGGTAGCACATTTACAGCAGCAAGGGGTTACATTTTTTTGGGAGCAAAAGTTGCGTTCATTCGATTTTGATGGAACACATATTACTGCGGCCCATTTGGAGTCGGGAGTGGTTGTGCACGCAGATGTGTATGTTTTGGCCGTCACGCCGTTTGCCGCCGCAGAAATTTTACGACACACCCCAGACCTTGCAAAAAAAGATCAACTGCGCTTATTTGAATCGCTAATACAAGATGGGCCGCATACGCAAGTATCTTTTAGAATAGGATTTTCGGAAAAAATTTTATGGCCAATTGAGCGCGCTGCAGTTATTGCAGCAGATTCAGAATTTAATATTACTTTGTTTGCGCAAGAACAAGTATGGTCATCAGATGTGATTCTCGGCGATGGCATTGCATCATTGTGGACCGGTACCGCCTGTGTTGCTCGTGAACCAGGGCGTGTGTATGGATTGCCTTTGATGCATTGTACCAAAGAGCAATTTATTGAAGAAGTTCTAACGCAATTACGTGATTGTCAGGGATTAGATTTTTTGATCAGGCAAGCGAATAGTGGCAGAGGTTTTGGGAGTTTTCCGATCGTCAAAATTGAAGTATGGCATGAGTGGTTATTTAGTCCTGAAGGCATTAAGCCTCGACAACCAAAATGGGTGAATACAACAAATACGCAGCCGTATTTGCCGACTCAAAAAACTCCGGTGCCCAATCTTGTGATCGCCGGAGCACATACGCAAACAACAGCAGATCTGTGGAGCATTGAAGCTGCGGTTGAAAGTGGACGGTTAGCAGTTAAAGTTATAGAACCTGAAGTGATCGTTATTTCCCAATATAAAGCGTTGCCGTTGCGTATCGTAAGTACTATCGATGATATATGCTTTGCCATTGGCGCTCCGCATATTCTGGATATTGTTGTAATTGGAGTTGCGATTGCGCTGGTGGTTGTTATTGTTAAGAATATGTAA
- a CDS encoding AAA family ATPase, translating into MKKKQSNNFTTHLDGPILDMVKVDFADGIDFNLHPFSLPIIKNLTEINFPTQVTFFIGENGTGKSTILEAIAYHAGFGLEGGSKNIHFKTSFEKTYAAAQLLAEQLTLSWRKKPKNGYFFRAESFFNIANYIDTMAGPYGDAEVYAPYGGKSLHEQSHGESFLSFFKNRLFSNGFFIFDEPEAALSPQRQLSLLVILHEMCKNPDAQFIIATHSPILLAYPGATIYSCDTGKLTSIGYQETEHYKLTKYFLDNPERYLQQLLKD; encoded by the coding sequence ATGAAAAAGAAACAATCAAACAATTTTACCACGCATCTAGATGGTCCAATTCTCGATATGGTCAAAGTGGATTTCGCTGACGGAATTGATTTTAATCTGCATCCTTTTTCTTTACCCATCATTAAAAATTTAACGGAAATTAACTTTCCCACACAAGTCACTTTTTTTATCGGTGAAAATGGGACTGGAAAATCTACTATCCTGGAAGCAATTGCTTACCACGCAGGATTTGGGTTAGAAGGTGGTAGTAAAAACATCCATTTTAAAACTTCCTTTGAGAAAACGTATGCGGCGGCGCAACTACTTGCCGAACAACTCACCCTTTCATGGAGAAAGAAACCAAAAAATGGTTATTTTTTCAGAGCAGAAAGTTTTTTTAATATTGCTAATTATATTGATACGATGGCCGGTCCCTATGGCGATGCGGAGGTCTACGCTCCCTATGGAGGAAAGTCACTGCATGAGCAATCACATGGAGAAAGCTTTCTTTCTTTTTTTAAAAACCGATTGTTCAGTAATGGCTTTTTTATTTTTGATGAACCTGAAGCAGCCCTTTCTCCTCAACGGCAACTATCGTTGCTGGTGATTTTGCATGAAATGTGTAAAAATCCTGATGCTCAATTTATCATTGCAACGCATTCACCAATCCTGTTGGCATATCCAGGTGCCACTATTTATTCTTGCGACACAGGTAAGCTTACTTCCATCGGATACCAAGAGACGGAACATTATAAGCTCACCAAATATTTTCTAGATAATCCTGAACGATACCTGCAACAGTTGCTTAAAGACTAA